GGTCAACGATGTGGCCGATCAATCTAATTTACTGGCAGTAAATGCCGCCATAGAAGCCGCCAAAGCAGGGGAGCAAGGAAAAGGATTTGCAGTTGTTGCGCAAGAAATAAAGAGTCTAGCATTGCAGTCAAAACAGGCCACAGTACAGGTGCGCAATATCTTAAGCGATATACAGAAAGCCACAAGCGCAGCAGTAATGGCAACTGAACAGACCAGCAAAGCCGTTGAAAATGGCGTTAAGCAATCAACTCAGACCGGTGAATCAATTAAAAAATTAGCAGAAAGCAGTAGTAAGGCAGTAGAAGCGGCAACACAAATTGTTGCTTCGAGCCAACAACAAGTTGTTGGGATGGACCAAATTGGGTTAGCCATGAGTAACATCAACCAGGCAGGAACTGAGAATGCAGCAAGTATGGTACAAGCTGAAAAGGCTGCGATGAGTTTAAATGAGCTGAGTCAGAAACTGAAACTTTTGGTAGAACAGTATAAAGTATAAAGTGCCTAGAGTACTTCGAGTGCCTAAAGTACTTGGAGTAAAAAAAGAAAGTAGAGCAGTGATTTTTAAAAAGTTCAACTCTGTTATAGCCCCTTTTTTAAGGGGTTGGGGTTATTTAAAAAGTACTTCGAGTACTTAAAGTTAAAAGAAAACAGAGCAGTGGTCATTGAAAAGTTCAACTCTGTTATAGCCCATTTTTAAGGGGTTGGGGTTAATTTAAAAATAAACGGATGGATAAGAAAGATGAGGAGTTTTTAAAACGACTTCAGGCAACTTTTCGCATTGAAGCGGAGGAGCATATTCGTGGGCTTACGTCAGATCTAATTGAATTAGAGAAAACACCTAAAACTGAAAAGACCTCTAAATTAATAGAGGTTATTTTCCGCGAAGCACATAGCTTAAAGGGAGCTGCACGTTCAGTTGGTATGAAAGAGGTTGAATCTACCTGTCAGGTATTGGAGAGCATATTCGGGAAAATAAAAAATGAACAAACTTTCTTGACTGCAGAACAATTCGACCTTATTTATAAAGCTATTGATAGCATTTCGAAAATGGTATCTAATGGTGGAGCAAAAATTCCCAAGAACAACCAAGAATTAATAAAACAGCTACAATCTATCACAGAAGTAGATCAACCTAAGAAAATAGATGAAGAGCAAACAACAACTATCAAGAATACTTTTGAAGAAATCACAAAATCTGCTTTATCTCCAAACGGAGTATCTAAACTATTAGTAGAAGAAAAACCCGTGCAAGCAGAAACTGTAAGAATATCAACTGAAAAGTTAGATCCGCTTTTTTTGCAGGCTGAACAGATGATTCAATATAAAATTGCTGCAACACAAAGAACCTTCGAAATGAGGGCTATTAACGATTTAATCGGATCTTGGAAAACGGAATTAAGAAAATTGAATGCCCCCGGTTCCAATGAAAACCTACTTCAATTAAAACTAATAAATGATTGGAGTACTGAAAAATTAAATGAACTTGAAACCAATATAACTGCTATTACTCATGCTCTAGAAAACGATCAGCGTTCACTCGGACGATTGATTGACGACCATCTGGAAGCAATGAAAAGCGTATTGATGCTTCCTGTGTTTACAATAATAGAAGGATTTCCCAAATTTATTCGAGATCTCGCACGTAGCCAAGGTAAAGAAACAGAGCTAATTGTGCAGGGAAAAGAGATTGAAGTTGACAAGCGAATTCTTGAAGAATTAAAAGACCCTTTAATTCATCTGATACGAAACTGCATTGACCATGGAGTTAAAAAACCTTTGGAGCGAGAACGCTTAAACAAACCACCGCAAGCAAAAATAACACTAAACTTTAATGTAACAGAAAGTCGCCATCTAGAGATTACCATTTTCGATGATGGTATAGGTATTGAACTCGATAACGTTCGCAGAGCAGCTATCAAGGCAGGCGTTCTAGACAAAGATTCTCTGGAAAATCTAAACCCTCAGGAAACTTTGATGTTAATATTTCAGTCGGGCGTGTCAACAAGCCAAATAATTACAGATATATCAGGACGTGGATTAGGTTTAGCGATAGTTCTCGAGAAGGTGGAAAAACTTGGTGGATCAGTCTCGGTTGAGAGCCAACCGAATATTGGTACAACATTTCATCTTTTACTTCCATTGACATTAGCAACATTCAGAGGCATTCTTGTGCGCATCGGAGAGCAGTTGGTTGCTATACCCACTATTAATGTTGAGCACGTAGTAAGAATAACTCAGGAAGAAATCAAAACAGTAGAAAATAGGGAAACGATAATGATTGATGGGAGAATCATTAAAACAGTTAATCTCGGGAATGTATTAGGGTTAACAAACGGAAATGGTAGTACATCAAGTAAAAAGAATAACTCCGAGGATAATCATCATTTTATTCAATTATTGATTCTTTTACATGCGGATAAACGAATTGCTTTTACTGTTGATGAGATTATAGAGGAGTGCCAGATTCTTGTTAAAGACTTGGGCAAGCAATTATATCGAGTCCGTAATATAAGCGGAGCTACGGTTCTTGGTTCGGGTAAAGTTGTACCTGTAATCAATGTTTCAGATTTAATGAAATCGGCAATTCGAACAGGCATGTCCATAAAAGAATCGAAAGAAAAGGATATTGAGGCTACAAGGAGATACAAAATTTTAGTGATAGATGATTCGATTACATCGCGAAGCTTAATAAAGAATATTGTAGAATCAGCAGGTTATCTGGTTGAGACTGCTGTTGACGGTGTAGATGCATTAACGAAAGTGTTAATTGGAGAATTCGATTTGATTGTATCTGACATTGATATGCCGAGGATGAACGGTTTTGAACTTACCACGAAAATTCGCAAAAACAAAAAATTAAGTGAATTACCTATCGTACTGGTAACCGCTCTCGAATCGCGTGAAGATCGTGAACACGGTATTGATGTTGGAGCCAACGCTTACATTGTAAAGAGTAGTTTCGATCAAAGTAATTTGTTGGAGGTGATTAAAAAACTTTTGTAATAGTACACAAGTACTTAGAGAGTAAAAAGTACTTAAAGTGTCTAAAGTACTTCGAGTATTTAAAGTTAAAAGAAGATAAGGATTATTTTAAAGCACAAACTTTTGGCTCTTTTAAATTCTAGGCACTTGAAGTACTCTAGGCACTTCTTCAAACTACTAGGCACTTAAAAAACTTATTACCATGATTAAAGTTCTTATAGTGGAAGATTCACCGGTAATGCAGCAATTGCTTTCCTATACAATTAGCGCCGATCCAGATATACAGGTTGTTGGAATTGTTGAAAATGGTGAAGAAGCCATTGAAGCAGTTAAAAAATTGCATCCTGATATAATAGCAATGGATATGCATATGCCAAAATTAGATGGACGGCAGACAACACGTATAATAATGGAAACCAACCCTACACCAATTGTAATTGTTACTGGTAGTTCAACAGGGAAAGAAGCTACTTTTTCATTTGATATGATTGCAGAAGGGGCTTTGGCCGTAATTAAAAAACCGCCAAGTGTAGATCACCCCGAATTTAAAAAAGAGGCACAAGGGTTAATACAAACATTAAAACTAATGTCTGAAGTGAAATTGGTCAGACGTATTGCACATAGTACGAGAGAAAATGGGCTAGTCAAACCCATAATTGAAAAAGAAATTAGTAAAGAATCGGAAATTCAGATTGTTGCTATCGGTGCTTCCACGGGTGGTCCACTTGTTTTACAAAAAATTCTTTCAGGACTCCCTAAAAATATTCCAGTTCCACTTTTAATTGTTCAGCACATCTCACAAGGATTCACTGAGGGTTTTGTTGAATGGCTTAATAATACAACAAATTTTCCAGTTCATATAGCATCTCATGGTGAATTCCCGCTTGCGGGACATGGTTATGTGGCTCCGGATAATTTTCACATGGGAGTTGAAAGAGGTCCTAGAATTGTACTTAGTAACCACGGATTAGAAAATGGTCTGCGGCCATCAGTTGCTTATCTCTTTCGTACTGTGGCACAAGTCTTCGGATCTGGTGCTGTAGGTATTTTGCTAACCGGGATGGGACGTGATGGTGCTGAGGAGCTAAAAATGATGAAAAAAAACGGGGCCATTACTTTCGCTCAAGATAAAGAAAGTTCTGTGGTGCATGGTATGCCCGGAGAAGCAATAAAATTCAATGCGGCAATGCATATTCTTCCTCCTGAAGATATAATAACAACATTAACTGCTTTATTTAAAAAGTGAAGGGGAAATTATGAAAAACATTAAGAATTCAGAGGATGATGTTGTGCAAATTTTAATAGCTGAGGACAGCTCAACTCAAGCAGAACAATTAAAATACCTTCTTGAGAAGTACAACTACAAGGTAATAGTGGCTAAGGATGGCAAGGAAGCACTCAATCTTTTAAACGAATTCAAACCAGCTATAATTATCACCGATATTGTTATGCCGGAGATGAACGGTTATGAGCTATGTAAAGAAATAAAATCAAATGAAAGTACTATAGACATTCCCGTTATATTGCTTACATCTCTCTCTCGTTCGGAGGATATACTTGAAGGCATTTCTTGCGGAGCCGATAATTTTATCACTAAACCTTATCACGACGATTATCTCATCTCACATATTGAACAAATTATAGCAAATAGGAAGTTCAACAAAAGTGAGAGGGTTAGGGTTGGTGTGGAAATAATATTTGGTGGTAAACGACGTTTTATCTCGGCCACCCAGCAGCAAATGCTTACATTACTCATTTCAACGTATGAAGCAGCGGTCCAAAGAAATAATGAGTTAATTCAGGCACAAGAAGAATTAAAAGCAATTAATGAAAACCTAGAAGAGTTAGTGCTAGAAAGAACTAATGAACTTTTGGCGGAAATTGATATTCGCAAAAACGCTGAAAAACGGATTATCAAATTAAATCGCATTTACGCCGTACTCAGTAATATCAATAAAGCAATTGTAAGAGTTCGTGATATCGATCAGCTATTCCAAGATACTTGTAACATCGCTATCGATGAAGGAAAATTTCAAAGTGCGTGGATTGGAATCGTAAATAATGAGACAAATAAAATTGAAACCTTTGCAGCTGCTGGCTTAGCAAATGAGTTAATAGAGGTGAGTCCTTATCAAAATCCTGTTACAGGGGTAATAAGTTCTGGGAAACACTTTATATCCAATAGTATAAATACCGATAAAAGTATTCCTGAAATTTGGAAGCGGAATTCTTTGTCTTTGGGATTTAGATCATTTGCCGCATTTCCTCTTATTGTTTTTGGAAAAGTAACGGGAGGTTTTTGTATCTATTCCAATGAGGTTGATTTTTTCGATGAAATAGAAATTTCTCTACTTGATGAAATGGCCACTGATGTTTCATTTGCACTTGAATACATTCAGAATGAAATTGAACGCAAAAAAGCAGACCTCCTTATTCAAGAGAATACTGAGCAGCTCAAAGTTCAAAACATTGAATTGCATGAATTAATAAAAGAACTTAGTCAGACCAATACTGAATTAGTTATTGCCAAGGAAAAAGCCGAAGAGAGCGATCGCTTAAAAACAGCCTTCCTACACAACATCTCTCACGAAATTCGTACCCCCATGAATGCAATTATTGGGTTTTCCGAATTCCTTAACGACCTTGAGTTTCTTCCCGAAAAGCGTAAACATTTTACCGATATCATTGTACAAAATTGCTACCAACTACTTTCTATTATCTCTGACATAATAAGCATTGCTACCATCGAGGCGGGTCAGGCAAAAATTACAGAAAATGAGGTCGATCTTAATTCAACCTTAAGACTTCTACACGAACAATTCCTGCTAAAAGACCAAAAGAAAAATGTTATCCTTATCCTAAAAAATACGTTACTCAATGGCGAGGTAAACATTACATCCGATGAAACAAAACTCGTCCAGATACTAACTAATCTTATTGGCAATGCGCTAAAATTCACACAACAGGGGTATGTAAATTTTGGTTACAAATTAAAAAGTAACGAACTCGAATTTTTTGTTGAGGATACAGGCATCGGCATCCCACCTGAAATGCACCAAGTAATATTTAATCGCTTTCGTCAGGTCGATGATACCGCACAACAATTCGGTGGTTCGGGTTTAGGCTTGTCTATCTCAAAGGCGTATGTAGAACTTATGGGTGGTAAAATGTGGTTAAAGTCTGAATTAGGCAAAGGATCAACTTTCTATTTTACTATCCCCTACAAAAAAGTTCAAAGAACTACTTTATTAGGAAAGCAGTCCATTAACGCTATAAAATTTGAAAACAAAACAACTATAACCCTTTTGATTGCCGAGGACGAAGAATCTAATTTCATGCTACTGGAAGAATTTTTGACAGGATTAAATATCGAAATAGTTTGGGCGAAAAATGGTTTAGAAGCAATTGAAATTTGCAAAACACAGGGTATCGATTTGATATTAATGGATTTAAAAATGCCAGTGATGGATGGCTATGAAGCTACAATGAGAATAAAAAATTTTAAACCAAATATGCCAGTTATTGCCCAAACAGCATACACAACAGATTTAGATAGGAATAAAGCCCTTGCATGTGGATGCTCTGATTTTATTACTAAACCTTTAAAACGAGAACTCTTAATTTCTAAAATAAAAAAACATTTGAAATAAAATAGTTTTATCAAACAAAGAAGCCCCATTTCCAACTGTGTCTTGTCCTAAAATAGGTTGACAAAAAAATCGAACAAAAAGTCAACTTAAAACAGGATTAGCATGAGTGAGTAAAGTAAAAACAGGAATAAGAATTAATGTGTAAACTACAAAAAGAAATACCATATCTTCGTGTAAACTTAAAGTAGGTTTTAGTTAAAAACCTGTCAAGTTATTTTAGGAAGATACACAAAATTACCATTGCATTGGAATAAAACCCAATTGCAGACC
This DNA window, taken from Bacteroidales bacterium, encodes the following:
- a CDS encoding response regulator — translated: MDKKDEEFLKRLQATFRIEAEEHIRGLTSDLIELEKTPKTEKTSKLIEVIFREAHSLKGAARSVGMKEVESTCQVLESIFGKIKNEQTFLTAEQFDLIYKAIDSISKMVSNGGAKIPKNNQELIKQLQSITEVDQPKKIDEEQTTTIKNTFEEITKSALSPNGVSKLLVEEKPVQAETVRISTEKLDPLFLQAEQMIQYKIAATQRTFEMRAINDLIGSWKTELRKLNAPGSNENLLQLKLINDWSTEKLNELETNITAITHALENDQRSLGRLIDDHLEAMKSVLMLPVFTIIEGFPKFIRDLARSQGKETELIVQGKEIEVDKRILEELKDPLIHLIRNCIDHGVKKPLERERLNKPPQAKITLNFNVTESRHLEITIFDDGIGIELDNVRRAAIKAGVLDKDSLENLNPQETLMLIFQSGVSTSQIITDISGRGLGLAIVLEKVEKLGGSVSVESQPNIGTTFHLLLPLTLATFRGILVRIGEQLVAIPTINVEHVVRITQEEIKTVENRETIMIDGRIIKTVNLGNVLGLTNGNGSTSSKKNNSEDNHHFIQLLILLHADKRIAFTVDEIIEECQILVKDLGKQLYRVRNISGATVLGSGKVVPVINVSDLMKSAIRTGMSIKESKEKDIEATRRYKILVIDDSITSRSLIKNIVESAGYLVETAVDGVDALTKVLIGEFDLIVSDIDMPRMNGFELTTKIRKNKKLSELPIVLVTALESREDREHGIDVGANAYIVKSSFDQSNLLEVIKKLL
- the cheB gene encoding chemotaxis-specific protein-glutamate methyltransferase CheB; this translates as MIKVLIVEDSPVMQQLLSYTISADPDIQVVGIVENGEEAIEAVKKLHPDIIAMDMHMPKLDGRQTTRIIMETNPTPIVIVTGSSTGKEATFSFDMIAEGALAVIKKPPSVDHPEFKKEAQGLIQTLKLMSEVKLVRRIAHSTRENGLVKPIIEKEISKESEIQIVAIGASTGGPLVLQKILSGLPKNIPVPLLIVQHISQGFTEGFVEWLNNTTNFPVHIASHGEFPLAGHGYVAPDNFHMGVERGPRIVLSNHGLENGLRPSVAYLFRTVAQVFGSGAVGILLTGMGRDGAEELKMMKKNGAITFAQDKESSVVHGMPGEAIKFNAAMHILPPEDIITTLTALFKK
- a CDS encoding response regulator encodes the protein MKNIKNSEDDVVQILIAEDSSTQAEQLKYLLEKYNYKVIVAKDGKEALNLLNEFKPAIIITDIVMPEMNGYELCKEIKSNESTIDIPVILLTSLSRSEDILEGISCGADNFITKPYHDDYLISHIEQIIANRKFNKSERVRVGVEIIFGGKRRFISATQQQMLTLLISTYEAAVQRNNELIQAQEELKAINENLEELVLERTNELLAEIDIRKNAEKRIIKLNRIYAVLSNINKAIVRVRDIDQLFQDTCNIAIDEGKFQSAWIGIVNNETNKIETFAAAGLANELIEVSPYQNPVTGVISSGKHFISNSINTDKSIPEIWKRNSLSLGFRSFAAFPLIVFGKVTGGFCIYSNEVDFFDEIEISLLDEMATDVSFALEYIQNEIERKKADLLIQENTEQLKVQNIELHELIKELSQTNTELVIAKEKAEESDRLKTAFLHNISHEIRTPMNAIIGFSEFLNDLEFLPEKRKHFTDIIVQNCYQLLSIISDIISIATIEAGQAKITENEVDLNSTLRLLHEQFLLKDQKKNVILILKNTLLNGEVNITSDETKLVQILTNLIGNALKFTQQGYVNFGYKLKSNELEFFVEDTGIGIPPEMHQVIFNRFRQVDDTAQQFGGSGLGLSISKAYVELMGGKMWLKSELGKGSTFYFTIPYKKVQRTTLLGKQSINAIKFENKTTITLLIAEDEESNFMLLEEFLTGLNIEIVWAKNGLEAIEICKTQGIDLILMDLKMPVMDGYEATMRIKNFKPNMPVIAQTAYTTDLDRNKALACGCSDFITKPLKRELLISKIKKHLK